A portion of the Pseudomonas sp. PSE14 genome contains these proteins:
- the ettA gene encoding energy-dependent translational throttle protein EttA, giving the protein MAQYVYTMHRVGKVVPPKREILKDISLSFFPGAKIGVLGLNGAGKSTLLRIMAGVDTEIEGEARPMPGINVGYLPQEPKLDPQATVREIVEEAVGQIKAAQARLDEVYAAYADPDADFDALAAEQAKLEAIIHASDGHNLERQLEVAADALRLPPWDARIEHLSGGEKRRVALCRLLLSAPDMLLLDEPTNHLDADSVAWLEHFLHDFPGTVVAITHDRYFLDNVAGWILELDRGHGIPFEGNYSGWLESKANRLAQEAKQEASHAKAMKAELEWVRQGAKGRQAKSKARLQRFEEMQSQEFQKRSETNEIYIPAGPRLGDKVIELHNVCKGYGDRVLIDDLSLSIPKGAIVGVIGGNGAGKSTLFRMLTGKEQPDSGTIEIGDTVQIASVDQSRDSLEGTKTVWEQVSDGFEQIKIGNYEVPSRSYVGRFNFKGADQQKFVKDLSGGERGRLHLALTLKQGGNVLLLDEPSNDLDVETLRALEEALLDFPGAAIVISHDRWFLDRIATHILSYEDDGKVTFFEGNYTEFEADRKKRLGDAASQPHRVRYKKLA; this is encoded by the coding sequence ATGGCTCAATACGTCTACACCATGCATCGGGTCGGCAAAGTCGTACCGCCCAAGCGTGAAATCCTCAAGGACATCTCCCTGTCATTCTTCCCCGGCGCCAAGATCGGCGTGCTCGGCCTGAACGGCGCGGGTAAATCCACCCTGTTGCGCATCATGGCTGGCGTCGACACCGAGATCGAAGGTGAAGCCCGCCCGATGCCGGGCATCAACGTCGGCTACCTGCCGCAGGAGCCCAAGCTCGACCCGCAGGCCACCGTGCGTGAAATCGTCGAAGAGGCTGTCGGCCAGATCAAGGCCGCCCAGGCCCGCCTGGATGAAGTCTATGCCGCCTACGCCGATCCGGATGCCGACTTCGACGCCCTGGCCGCCGAGCAGGCCAAGCTGGAAGCCATCATCCACGCCTCCGACGGCCACAACCTGGAGCGCCAGCTGGAAGTCGCCGCCGACGCCCTGCGCCTGCCGCCGTGGGATGCCAGGATCGAACACCTCTCCGGTGGCGAGAAGCGCCGTGTAGCACTGTGCCGTCTGCTGCTGTCCGCCCCGGACATGCTGCTGCTGGACGAACCGACCAACCACCTGGATGCCGACTCCGTCGCCTGGCTGGAACACTTCCTCCACGACTTCCCGGGCACCGTGGTGGCGATCACCCACGACCGTTACTTCCTCGACAACGTCGCTGGCTGGATCCTGGAACTGGACCGTGGCCACGGCATCCCGTTCGAAGGCAACTACTCCGGCTGGCTGGAATCCAAGGCCAACCGTCTGGCCCAGGAAGCCAAGCAGGAAGCCTCCCACGCCAAGGCCATGAAGGCCGAACTGGAATGGGTGCGCCAGGGCGCCAAGGGCCGTCAGGCCAAGTCCAAGGCCCGTCTGCAGCGCTTCGAGGAAATGCAGTCGCAGGAATTCCAGAAGCGCAGCGAGACCAACGAGATCTACATCCCGGCCGGTCCGCGCCTGGGCGACAAGGTCATCGAGCTGCACAACGTCTGCAAGGGCTACGGCGATCGCGTACTGATCGACGACCTGTCCCTGAGCATTCCCAAGGGCGCCATCGTCGGCGTGATCGGTGGTAACGGAGCGGGTAAATCCACCCTGTTCCGCATGCTGACCGGCAAGGAGCAACCGGACTCGGGCACCATCGAGATCGGCGATACCGTGCAGATCGCCAGCGTCGACCAGAGCCGCGACAGCCTGGAAGGCACCAAGACCGTATGGGAGCAGGTCTCCGACGGTTTCGAGCAGATCAAGATCGGCAACTACGAAGTCCCGTCGCGCAGCTATGTCGGCCGCTTCAACTTCAAGGGCGCCGACCAGCAGAAGTTCGTCAAGGACCTCTCCGGTGGTGAGCGTGGCCGTCTGCACCTGGCCCTGACCCTGAAGCAGGGCGGCAACGTGCTGCTGCTCGACGAACCGTCCAACGACCTCGACGTGGAAACCCTGCGTGCGCTGGAAGAAGCACTGCTGGACTTCCCCGGCGCCGCCATCGTGATTTCCCACGATCGCTGGTTCCTGGACCGTATCGCCACCCACATCCTCTCCTACGAGGACGACGGCAAGGTGACCTTCTTCGAAGGCAACTACACCGAGTTCGAAGCCGACCGCAAGAAGCGTCTGGGCGACGCGGCTTCCCAGCCGCACCGCGTGCGCTACAAGAAGCTGGCGTAA
- the gdhA gene encoding NADP-specific glutamate dehydrogenase: protein MTQSVDSFLERLKRRDPDQPEFHQAVEEVLRSLWPFLEANPHYLEAGIVERIVEPERAILFRVPWVDDAGRVRVNRGFRVQMSSAIGPYKGGLRFHPSVNLGVLKFLAFEQVFKNSLTSLPMGGGKGGSDFDPKGKSDAEVMRFCQSFMSELFRHVGADLDVPAGDIGVGAREIGYLFGQYKRLSNEFTSVLTGKGLAYGGSLIRPEATGYGCVYFAQEMLKARDSGFDGQRVAISGSGNVAQYAAQKVMELGGKVISLSDSEGTLFAEAGLTLEQWEEVMELKNVRRGRLSEMSGPGLRFLAGQRPWALACDIALPCATQNELDANDARTLLANGCVCVAEGANMPSTLEAVDIFLEAGTLYAPGKASNAGGVATSGLEMSQNAMRLLWTAGEVDQRLHSIMQNIHHACVAYGEENGRINYVKGANIAGFVKVADAMLAQGVV, encoded by the coding sequence ATGACGCAATCCGTTGACTCGTTCCTTGAGCGCCTCAAGCGGCGCGACCCCGATCAGCCCGAGTTCCACCAGGCGGTGGAAGAGGTGCTGCGCTCCCTCTGGCCGTTCCTCGAAGCCAATCCGCACTACCTGGAAGCCGGCATCGTCGAGCGTATCGTCGAACCCGAACGCGCGATCCTGTTCCGCGTACCGTGGGTGGATGACGCCGGTCGTGTGCGAGTCAACCGTGGTTTCCGCGTGCAGATGAGCAGCGCCATCGGCCCGTACAAGGGCGGCCTGCGTTTCCATCCCTCGGTGAATCTGGGCGTGCTCAAGTTCCTGGCCTTCGAGCAGGTGTTCAAGAACTCGCTGACCTCCCTGCCCATGGGCGGCGGCAAGGGCGGTTCGGACTTCGACCCCAAGGGCAAGAGCGACGCCGAAGTCATGCGCTTCTGCCAGTCGTTCATGAGCGAGCTGTTCCGCCATGTCGGCGCGGACCTCGACGTGCCGGCCGGTGACATCGGTGTGGGCGCCCGCGAGATCGGCTACCTGTTCGGCCAGTACAAGCGCCTGTCCAACGAATTCACCTCGGTGCTGACCGGCAAGGGCCTGGCCTACGGCGGCAGCCTGATCCGCCCGGAGGCCACCGGCTACGGCTGCGTGTACTTCGCCCAGGAAATGCTCAAGGCGCGCGACAGCGGCTTCGACGGCCAGCGCGTGGCGATTTCCGGCTCCGGCAACGTTGCCCAGTACGCGGCACAGAAAGTGATGGAACTGGGCGGCAAGGTGATCTCGCTGTCCGATTCCGAAGGCACCCTGTTCGCCGAGGCGGGCCTGACCCTGGAGCAGTGGGAGGAAGTCATGGAGCTGAAGAACGTCCGTCGTGGTCGTCTCAGCGAAATGTCCGGCCCCGGCCTGCGCTTCCTCGCCGGCCAGCGTCCGTGGGCGCTCGCCTGCGACATCGCGCTGCCCTGCGCCACCCAGAACGAACTGGATGCCAACGACGCGCGCACCCTGCTGGCCAACGGCTGTGTCTGCGTGGCCGAGGGCGCCAACATGCCGTCGACCCTGGAGGCTGTGGATATCTTCCTCGAGGCCGGCACCCTCTATGCACCGGGCAAGGCTTCCAACGCCGGCGGCGTGGCCACCAGCGGCCTGGAAATGAGCCAGAACGCCATGCGCCTGCTGTGGACCGCCGGTGAAGTGGACCAGCGCCTGCACAGCATCATGCAGAACATCCACCATGCCTGCGTCGCCTACGGCGAAGAGAATGGCCGGATCAACTACGTGAAAGGCGCCAACATCGCCGGCTTCGTCAAGGTCGCCGACGCCATGCTGGCGCAGGGCGTGGTCTGA
- the rtcA gene encoding RNA 3'-terminal phosphate cyclase: protein MNKDRIELDGAEGGGQILRSALSLSMISGQPLRIINIRGRRSRPGLLRQHLTAVRAAAEICGATVEGAELGSRSLTFRPGAILGGDYRFAIGSAGSAVLVLQTLLPALLFADAPSSLAISGGTHNPLAPPADFIERTWLPLLRRMGARVDFELLRHGFMPAGGGELVVRVLPSELQPLHLMVAGAERSRSARALLTGVPGHVAERELERVRRHRGWSAANTKVVRLPEDQGPGNALLLDIECEHLTLVFCAFGQPGVSAERVAGQALQQADAWRTSGTAVDEHLADQLLLPIALAGGGSFTTPLLSDHLRSNRAVIEAFLPVRIDCQAHSAGGQHIRITPV, encoded by the coding sequence ATGAACAAGGACAGGATCGAACTCGATGGCGCCGAAGGCGGCGGCCAGATCCTGCGCAGCGCGCTGAGCCTGTCGATGATCAGCGGACAGCCGCTGCGCATTATCAACATCCGTGGCCGGCGTTCGCGGCCAGGGCTGTTGCGCCAGCACCTCACGGCGGTGCGGGCGGCGGCGGAAATCTGCGGCGCGACGGTGGAAGGCGCGGAGCTGGGTTCGCGCAGCCTGACCTTCCGTCCTGGTGCGATCCTCGGCGGCGACTACCGCTTCGCCATCGGTAGTGCGGGCAGCGCCGTGCTGGTGCTGCAGACCCTGCTGCCGGCGCTGCTGTTCGCCGACGCACCGAGCAGCCTGGCGATCAGCGGTGGCACCCACAACCCGCTGGCGCCGCCGGCCGATTTCATCGAGCGCACCTGGCTGCCACTGCTGCGGCGCATGGGTGCGAGGGTGGATTTCGAGCTGCTGCGCCACGGCTTCATGCCGGCGGGAGGCGGCGAGCTGGTGGTGAGGGTGCTGCCCAGCGAGCTACAGCCGTTGCACCTGATGGTCGCTGGCGCCGAGCGCTCCCGCTCGGCCCGCGCCCTGCTGACGGGCGTACCCGGCCACGTTGCCGAACGCGAACTGGAACGGGTCCGCCGCCACCGTGGATGGAGCGCCGCCAACACCAAGGTAGTGCGCCTGCCCGAGGACCAGGGGCCGGGCAACGCCCTGCTGCTGGATATCGAGTGCGAGCACCTGACGCTGGTGTTCTGCGCCTTCGGCCAGCCGGGCGTCAGCGCCGAGCGGGTTGCCGGCCAGGCGCTGCAGCAGGCGGATGCGTGGCGCACCAGCGGTACCGCCGTCGACGAACACCTGGCGGATCAGTTGCTGCTGCCGATCGCCCTGGCAGGCGGCGGCAGCTTCACCACTCCGCTGCTGAGCGATCACTTGCGGAGCAACCGCGCGGTAATCGAAGCTTTCCTGCCCGTACGAATCGACTGCCAGGCCCATTCGGCAGGTGGCCAGCACATCCGCATCACACCGGTTTGA
- a CDS encoding nucleotidyltransferase domain-containing protein, producing MSKEERHPLPAAMRERVLEELERLEQERDVTVLYACESGSRAWGFASPDSDYDVRFVYVHQPEWYLRVSEPRDVLERPLTDELDLSGWELRKTLRLLRKSNPTLLEWLDSPLVYRCEAAATDGLRQLAQAFYSPAAARAHYLSMARKNFRGYLQGAEVRYKKYLYVLRPLLAVRWIDLGLGMPPMVFESLLEATLHDAAQRAEVDELLTLKRRAVEAEYGPARPALHRLIEAELQRAETLSAPREGSNDMSRLDEYLREQVWTYARST from the coding sequence ATGAGCAAGGAAGAACGACATCCACTCCCCGCCGCCATGCGCGAACGGGTGCTGGAAGAACTGGAAAGACTGGAACAGGAGCGCGACGTCACCGTGCTCTACGCGTGCGAATCCGGCAGCCGTGCCTGGGGCTTCGCCTCACCGGACAGCGATTACGACGTGCGCTTCGTCTATGTGCATCAACCGGAGTGGTACCTGCGCGTGAGCGAGCCGCGCGACGTGCTGGAGCGTCCGCTGACCGACGAGCTGGACCTCAGCGGCTGGGAGCTGCGCAAGACACTGCGTCTGCTGCGCAAATCCAACCCGACGCTGCTGGAATGGCTGGACTCGCCGCTGGTGTATCGCTGCGAGGCCGCAGCGACTGACGGGTTGCGCCAACTGGCGCAGGCGTTCTACTCGCCCGCTGCGGCGCGGGCGCACTACCTGTCGATGGCGCGGAAGAACTTCCGTGGCTACCTGCAAGGGGCGGAAGTTCGCTACAAGAAGTACCTCTACGTGCTGCGCCCGTTGCTCGCCGTACGCTGGATCGACCTGGGGCTTGGCATGCCGCCCATGGTGTTCGAAAGCCTGCTCGAAGCCACCCTGCACGATGCAGCGCAACGGGCCGAGGTGGACGAGCTGCTGACGCTCAAGAGGCGGGCCGTGGAGGCCGAATACGGGCCGGCACGCCCGGCCCTGCATCGGTTGATCGAAGCGGAATTGCAGCGGGCGGAAACACTGAGCGCGCCGCGCGAAGGGAGCAACGACATGTCGCGGCTGGATGAGTACCTGCGCGAGCAGGTATGGACGTACGCAAGGAGTACGTGA
- a CDS encoding RtcB family protein translates to MSNKTFQLLEVTNGKPIKLWTQGVPVEDDARQQLMNTAKMPFIFKHLAVMPDVHLGKGSTIGSVIPTRGAIIPAAVGVDIGCGMIAARTSLMAADLPDNLHGLRSAIEKAVPHGKTFGRRDQGAWENVPDHADDAWKALAGRFKAITTKYPKLEKTNNRHHLGTLGTGNHFIEVCLDEADRVWFMLHSGSRGVGNAIGNLFIELAQADMRQHIANLPDRDLAYFEEGSRHFDDYVEAVGWAQDFARQNRELMMRAVIAAARQVIRKPFEASLEAVNCHHNYVQKERHFGEEVLVTRKGAVSAQKGQLGIIPGSMGARSFIVRGLGNEEAFCSCSHGAGRTMSRTKAKKLFTVEDQVRATAHVECRKDKDVIDEIPMAYKDIDAVMAAQRELVEVLHTLRQVVCVKG, encoded by the coding sequence ATGAGCAACAAGACCTTCCAGCTGCTGGAAGTCACCAACGGCAAGCCGATCAAGCTCTGGACCCAGGGCGTGCCGGTCGAGGACGACGCCCGCCAGCAACTGATGAACACCGCAAAGATGCCGTTCATCTTCAAGCACCTGGCTGTGATGCCGGACGTGCACCTGGGCAAGGGTTCGACCATCGGCAGCGTGATCCCCACCCGGGGCGCCATCATCCCGGCAGCAGTTGGCGTGGATATCGGTTGCGGCATGATCGCCGCGCGCACCTCGCTGATGGCCGCCGACCTGCCGGACAACCTGCATGGCCTGCGCAGCGCCATCGAGAAGGCCGTGCCCCACGGCAAGACCTTCGGCCGCCGCGACCAGGGCGCCTGGGAAAACGTGCCGGATCACGCCGATGACGCGTGGAAGGCGCTGGCCGGTCGCTTCAAGGCGATCACCACCAAGTACCCGAAGCTGGAGAAGACCAACAACCGCCACCACCTGGGAACCCTCGGGACCGGCAACCACTTCATCGAGGTCTGCCTCGACGAGGCCGACCGCGTGTGGTTCATGCTGCACAGCGGATCGCGCGGGGTGGGCAACGCCATCGGCAACCTGTTCATCGAACTGGCCCAGGCCGACATGCGCCAGCACATCGCCAACCTGCCGGACCGCGACCTGGCGTACTTCGAGGAAGGCAGCCGGCACTTCGACGACTACGTGGAAGCCGTGGGCTGGGCCCAGGACTTCGCCCGGCAGAACCGCGAGCTGATGATGCGCGCGGTGATCGCCGCCGCGCGGCAAGTGATCCGCAAGCCGTTCGAGGCCAGCCTGGAAGCGGTGAACTGCCACCACAACTATGTACAGAAGGAACGCCACTTCGGCGAAGAGGTGCTGGTGACCCGCAAGGGCGCGGTGTCCGCGCAGAAAGGCCAGCTCGGCATCATTCCGGGATCGATGGGCGCCAGGAGCTTCATCGTCCGCGGCCTGGGTAACGAGGAAGCCTTCTGCTCCTGCAGCCACGGCGCCGGCCGGACCATGAGCCGCACCAAGGCGAAGAAGCTGTTCACCGTGGAAGACCAGGTGCGCGCCACCGCCCACGTCGAATGCCGTAAGGACAAGGACGTGATCGACGAGATCCCCATGGCCTACAAGGACATCGACGCCGTGATGGCGGCCCAGCGCGAGCTGGTGGAAGTGCTGCATACCCTGCGTCAGGTGGTGTGCGTGAAGGGATAG
- a CDS encoding zinc-ribbon domain-containing protein yields MKSNKQRRQEIRLARERRKAKRARPAEQPMAPVAPVGTFPVTRSELAPYNSYGDPLFVQRGWYEDKTFSCQDCGARETWTAAQQKWWYEDCKGQVYSTAIRCRACRLNKRIRDGRAQPASGRLATEQKRVKA; encoded by the coding sequence ATGAAAAGCAACAAGCAACGCCGCCAGGAAATTCGTCTGGCGCGGGAGCGGCGCAAGGCAAAGAGGGCTCGGCCCGCCGAACAGCCCATGGCCCCGGTCGCTCCTGTCGGCACCTTCCCGGTCACCCGCTCCGAGCTGGCGCCCTACAACAGCTATGGCGATCCGCTTTTCGTCCAGCGCGGCTGGTATGAGGATAAAACCTTTAGCTGCCAGGACTGTGGAGCCCGGGAAACCTGGACCGCCGCACAGCAGAAATGGTGGTACGAGGACTGCAAAGGGCAGGTCTACTCCACCGCGATTCGCTGCCGGGCGTGCCGATTGAACAAACGAATTCGCGACGGCCGGGCGCAACCCGCATCCGGCCGGCTCGCCACCGAACAGAAGAGAGTCAAAGCATGA